One window of Cottoperca gobio unplaced genomic scaffold, fCotGob3.1 fCotGob3_422arrow_ctg1, whole genome shotgun sequence genomic DNA carries:
- the lats1 gene encoding serine/threonine-protein kinase LATS1 isoform X2, with amino-acid sequence MKRGEKPEGYRQMRPKTFPASNYSGNSHHMLQEIRNSLRNLSKQSDPPKADFGGAVKMPPEDPRQQGRSNNPKNPHHKALQEIRKSLMPFANEPSTSGSEVNKHMSLEPPFAGFEESNSRSMGAVIDYSGKVSYQDSMREQMLAANPNTTGLKAPGASHIQQAVLRRPSWKGSKESLAPRHVPLMVDGMMYRSDSPGPPPAFPQGHPANNQRVNPPLPPQVRSVTPPPNRGAMPPASSWDSNPSTKRFSGNMDYLGPRISPIPQGAWPDGYQSSAPQNQRGISPVPVGHQPIIMQSSGGNKFTFPSSWTQNGSPQPDYITASSRQPPPPYQSSRHSPTDQQMQSGGPASSPSYVNGGNIPQSMMVPNLYNLGPPQSWSQAPLNPNQPQSSSGNNSNQDLSPSWQHNVPVRSNSFNNHQLNSRPAHPSNSQPSATTVTAIIQAPILQPVKSMRVQKPELHTAVAPTHPPWMHQPPPPPAAPAYPEPPAPVPQIPVLAEVPSYQGPPPPYPKHLLQQQAAPCPPAYDPGVNKLGTGRDEPAEEESSSSDGSRDKMTESTAATEKEKKQITTSPVPVRRNKKDEEPRGESGRVALYSPQAFKFFMEQHVENVLKNHQQRIRRRKQLESEMQRVGLSSEAQEQMRMMLCQKESNYIRLKRAKMDKSMFKRIKTLGIGAFGEVCLARKEDTGALYAMKTLRKKDVLLRNQVAHVKAERDILAEADNEWVVRLYYSFQDRDNLYFVMEYIPGGDMMSLLIRLGIFKEELAQFYIAELTCAVESVHKMGFIHRDIKPDNILIDRDGHIKLTDFGLCTGFRWTHDSKYYQSGDHVRQDSMDFSKEWEDPTNCRCTDRLKPLERRKARQHQRCLAHSLVGTPNYIAPEVLLRTGYTQLCDWWSVGVILYEMIVGQPPFLANTPVETQMKVINWKSMLNIPPPAKLSPEASDLIIKLCRSPEDRLGKDGVDEIKAHNFFKSIDFSSDLRQQAAPYVPTIAHSTDTSNFDPVDPDKLWSSDSDGEDKLNDTLNGWFRNGKHPEHAFYEFTFRRFFDDNGHPYSCPKPIEYEGYDGDEADSEAPAQEAAASSATQSRDLVYV; translated from the exons atgaagagaggggagaaaccCGAAggatacagacagatgagaccCAAAACATTCCCCGCCAGCAACTACAGCGGCAACAGCCATCACATGCTGCAGGAAATACGGAACAGCCTGCGCAATTTATCCAAACAATCGGACCCCCCTAAAGCGGACTTTGGTGGAGCTGTAAAAATGCCTCCTGAGGACCCAAGGCAACAGGGGCGCAGCAACAACCCCAAAAACCCCCACCACAAGGCCTTACAGGAGATCCGCAAATCCCTAATGCCTTTTGCCAATGAGCCCAGTACTTCAGGCTCTGAGGTGAACAAACACATGTCTCTGGAACCTCCCTTTGCTGGATTTGAAGAG AGCAACAGTCGCAGTATGGGGGCAGTTATAGACTACTCGGGTAAGGTGAGCTACCAGGACTCAATGAGGGAACAGATGCTTGCTGCCAACCCCAACACTACAGGTCTGAAAGCCCCAG gAGCTTCTCATATCCAGCAGGCTGTGCTGAGGAGGCCGAGCTGGAAAGGCTCTAAGGAGTCTTTGGCGCCTCGTCATGTTCCTCTCATGGTGGATGGAATGATGTACCGCTCAGACAGCCCCGGACCTCCTCCTGCCTTTCCACAGGGTCATCCTGCTAACAATCAGAGAGTCAATCCTCCACTGCCACCTCAGGTGCGCAGTGTCACACCTCCACCAAACCGAGGTGCCATGCCTCCTGCATCATCCTGGGACAGCAACCCATCAACCAAGCGCTTCTCTGGCAACATGGATTACCTTGGGCCCCGCATCTCTCCGATACCACAGGGGGCCTGGCCTGATGGGTACCAATCGTCAGCACCTCAGAATCAACGTGGGATCAGCCCAGTCCCTGTGGGCCACCAGCCCATCATAATGCAGAGCTCTGGGGGGAATAAGTTCACCTTCCCCTCCAGCTGGACTCAGAATGGCTCCCCTCAGCCAGACTACATAACGGCGAGCAGCAGACAGCCTCCACCGCCGTACCAGAGCAGCCGGCACAGTCCCACTGATCAGCAGATGCAGTCAGGAGGACCTGCATCCTCTCCCTCTTACGTCAACGGTGGAAATATTCCTCAGTCCATGATGGTTCCCAACCTTTACAACTTAGGTCCTCCTCAGTCCTGGTCCCAGGCTCCTCTGAACCCCAACCAGCCCCAGTCCTCCTCTGGCAACAACAGCAACCAGGATCTGTCCCCGTCGTGGCAGCACAACGTGCCGGTCCGCTCTAATTCCTTCAACAACCATCAGCTGAACAGCAGACCGGCCCACCCATCCAACTCCCAGCCCTCTGCCACCACGGTCACTGCCATCATCCAGGCTCCCATCCTGCAGCCAGTCAAAAGCATGCGGGTCCAGAAACCCGAGTTACACACCGCTGTCGCTCCCACACACCCTCCATGGATGCATCAGCCTCCGCCGCCTCCAGCTGCACCTGCTTACCCAGAACCCCCAGCCCCTGTACCTCAGATCCCTGTTCTAGCAGAAGTCCCCAGCTACCAGGGCCCCCCTCCGCCATATCCTAAGCATCTCCTCCAACAGCAGGCTGCACCCTGCCCCCCTGCCTACGATCCGGGGGTCAATAAGCTCGGCACAGGCAGAGACGAGCCCGCtgaagaggagagcagcagcagcgatgGCTCCCGAGACAAGATGACGGAAAGCACCGCAgcaacagagaaggagaagaagcaaaTCACGACATCACCTGTTCCTGTCCGTCGCAACAAGAAAGACGAAGAACCGAGAGGGGAGTCCGGAAGAGTCGCTCTTTACTCCCCCCAGGCCTTCAAGTTCTTCATGGAGCAGCATGTGGAGAATGTCCTAAAGAATCATCAGCAGAGGATTCGGAGGAGGAAGCAGCTGGAAAGTGAGATGCAAAGG GTGGGTTTGTCTTCAGAAGCTCAGGAGCAGATGCGTATGATGCTCTGCCAGAAAGAGTCCAACTACATCCGGCTAAAGCGAGCCAAGATGGATAAATCCATGTTCAAACGTATCAAGACCCTCGGCATCGGAGCTTTCGGTGAGGTGTGCTTGGCCAGGAAAGAGGACACGGGAGCGCTGTACGCCATGAAGACGCTCCGCAAGAAGGACGTACTGCTGAGAAACCAGGTGGCTCACGTCAAGGCTGAGAGGGACATCCTGGCTGAGGCAGACAACGAATGGGTGGTGCGTCTCTACTACTCTTTCCAAGACAGGGACAACCTTTACTTTGTCATGGAGTACATCCCTGGAGGCGACATGATGAGCCTTCTCATCCGGCTCGGCATCTTTAAAGAAGAGCTGGCCCAGTTCTACATCGCAGAGCTCACCTGTGCTGTGGAGAGCGTCCACAAGATGGGCTTCATCCACCGAGACATCAAGCCGGATAACATCCTCATAGACCGAGACGGACACATAAAACTAACCGACTTCGGCCTTTGCACCGGCTTCCGCTGGACGCATGACTCCAAGTATTACCAGAGTG GTGACCACGTGAGGCAGGACAGCATGGACTTCAGTAAGGAATGGGAAGACCCGACCAACTGCCGCTGTACAGACCGCCTGAAGCCTCTGGAGAGGAGAAAGGCCCGGCAGCACCAGCGCTGTTTGGCACATTCACTGGTGGGGACGCCAAACTATATCGCACCAGAAGTGCTGCTCCGAACAG GATACACCCAGCTCTGTGATTGGTGGAGTGTGGGTGTCATCTTGTATGAGATGATCGTTGGACAGCCTCCCTTCTTAGCAAACACACCTGTGGAGACGCAGATGAAG GTCATCAACTGGAAGAGCATGCTGAACATTCCCCCGCCAGCCAAGCTCAGCCCTGAGGCGTCGGATCTCATCATTAAATTGTGCCGCAGCCCAGAGGACCGCCTCGGCAAGGACGGTGTGGACGAGATTAAAGCTCATAATTTCTTCAAGTCCATCGACTTCTCCAGCGACCTGCGCCAGCAGGCGGCGCCGTACGTCCCCACCATCGCTCACTCCACAGACACCTCCAACTTCGACCCCGTGGACCCGGATAAGCTGTGGAGCAGCGACAGCGACGGCGAGGACAAACTCAACGACACCCTCAATGGCTGGTTTCGCAACGGCAAACACCCCGAACACGCCTTCTACGAGTTCACCTTCCGCCGCTTCTTTGACGACAACGGCCACCCGTACAGCTGCCCCAAACCCATCGAGTACGAGGGTTATGACGGGGACGAGGCGGACTCGGAGGCCCCGGCGCAGGAGGCAGCCGCCAGCTCAGCGACTCAGAGTCGAGACCTGGTCTACGTGTAG
- the lats1 gene encoding serine/threonine-protein kinase LATS1 isoform X1 produces MKRGEKPEGYRQMRPKTFPASNYSGNSHHMLQEIRNSLRNLSKQSDPPKADFGGAVKMPPEDPRQQGRSNNPKNPHHKALQEIRKSLMPFANEPSTSGSEVNKHMSLEPPFAGFEEQSNSRSMGAVIDYSGKVSYQDSMREQMLAANPNTTGLKAPGASHIQQAVLRRPSWKGSKESLAPRHVPLMVDGMMYRSDSPGPPPAFPQGHPANNQRVNPPLPPQVRSVTPPPNRGAMPPASSWDSNPSTKRFSGNMDYLGPRISPIPQGAWPDGYQSSAPQNQRGISPVPVGHQPIIMQSSGGNKFTFPSSWTQNGSPQPDYITASSRQPPPPYQSSRHSPTDQQMQSGGPASSPSYVNGGNIPQSMMVPNLYNLGPPQSWSQAPLNPNQPQSSSGNNSNQDLSPSWQHNVPVRSNSFNNHQLNSRPAHPSNSQPSATTVTAIIQAPILQPVKSMRVQKPELHTAVAPTHPPWMHQPPPPPAAPAYPEPPAPVPQIPVLAEVPSYQGPPPPYPKHLLQQQAAPCPPAYDPGVNKLGTGRDEPAEEESSSSDGSRDKMTESTAATEKEKKQITTSPVPVRRNKKDEEPRGESGRVALYSPQAFKFFMEQHVENVLKNHQQRIRRRKQLESEMQRVGLSSEAQEQMRMMLCQKESNYIRLKRAKMDKSMFKRIKTLGIGAFGEVCLARKEDTGALYAMKTLRKKDVLLRNQVAHVKAERDILAEADNEWVVRLYYSFQDRDNLYFVMEYIPGGDMMSLLIRLGIFKEELAQFYIAELTCAVESVHKMGFIHRDIKPDNILIDRDGHIKLTDFGLCTGFRWTHDSKYYQSGDHVRQDSMDFSKEWEDPTNCRCTDRLKPLERRKARQHQRCLAHSLVGTPNYIAPEVLLRTGYTQLCDWWSVGVILYEMIVGQPPFLANTPVETQMKVINWKSMLNIPPPAKLSPEASDLIIKLCRSPEDRLGKDGVDEIKAHNFFKSIDFSSDLRQQAAPYVPTIAHSTDTSNFDPVDPDKLWSSDSDGEDKLNDTLNGWFRNGKHPEHAFYEFTFRRFFDDNGHPYSCPKPIEYEGYDGDEADSEAPAQEAAASSATQSRDLVYV; encoded by the exons atgaagagaggggagaaaccCGAAggatacagacagatgagaccCAAAACATTCCCCGCCAGCAACTACAGCGGCAACAGCCATCACATGCTGCAGGAAATACGGAACAGCCTGCGCAATTTATCCAAACAATCGGACCCCCCTAAAGCGGACTTTGGTGGAGCTGTAAAAATGCCTCCTGAGGACCCAAGGCAACAGGGGCGCAGCAACAACCCCAAAAACCCCCACCACAAGGCCTTACAGGAGATCCGCAAATCCCTAATGCCTTTTGCCAATGAGCCCAGTACTTCAGGCTCTGAGGTGAACAAACACATGTCTCTGGAACCTCCCTTTGCTGGATTTGAAGAG cAGAGCAACAGTCGCAGTATGGGGGCAGTTATAGACTACTCGGGTAAGGTGAGCTACCAGGACTCAATGAGGGAACAGATGCTTGCTGCCAACCCCAACACTACAGGTCTGAAAGCCCCAG gAGCTTCTCATATCCAGCAGGCTGTGCTGAGGAGGCCGAGCTGGAAAGGCTCTAAGGAGTCTTTGGCGCCTCGTCATGTTCCTCTCATGGTGGATGGAATGATGTACCGCTCAGACAGCCCCGGACCTCCTCCTGCCTTTCCACAGGGTCATCCTGCTAACAATCAGAGAGTCAATCCTCCACTGCCACCTCAGGTGCGCAGTGTCACACCTCCACCAAACCGAGGTGCCATGCCTCCTGCATCATCCTGGGACAGCAACCCATCAACCAAGCGCTTCTCTGGCAACATGGATTACCTTGGGCCCCGCATCTCTCCGATACCACAGGGGGCCTGGCCTGATGGGTACCAATCGTCAGCACCTCAGAATCAACGTGGGATCAGCCCAGTCCCTGTGGGCCACCAGCCCATCATAATGCAGAGCTCTGGGGGGAATAAGTTCACCTTCCCCTCCAGCTGGACTCAGAATGGCTCCCCTCAGCCAGACTACATAACGGCGAGCAGCAGACAGCCTCCACCGCCGTACCAGAGCAGCCGGCACAGTCCCACTGATCAGCAGATGCAGTCAGGAGGACCTGCATCCTCTCCCTCTTACGTCAACGGTGGAAATATTCCTCAGTCCATGATGGTTCCCAACCTTTACAACTTAGGTCCTCCTCAGTCCTGGTCCCAGGCTCCTCTGAACCCCAACCAGCCCCAGTCCTCCTCTGGCAACAACAGCAACCAGGATCTGTCCCCGTCGTGGCAGCACAACGTGCCGGTCCGCTCTAATTCCTTCAACAACCATCAGCTGAACAGCAGACCGGCCCACCCATCCAACTCCCAGCCCTCTGCCACCACGGTCACTGCCATCATCCAGGCTCCCATCCTGCAGCCAGTCAAAAGCATGCGGGTCCAGAAACCCGAGTTACACACCGCTGTCGCTCCCACACACCCTCCATGGATGCATCAGCCTCCGCCGCCTCCAGCTGCACCTGCTTACCCAGAACCCCCAGCCCCTGTACCTCAGATCCCTGTTCTAGCAGAAGTCCCCAGCTACCAGGGCCCCCCTCCGCCATATCCTAAGCATCTCCTCCAACAGCAGGCTGCACCCTGCCCCCCTGCCTACGATCCGGGGGTCAATAAGCTCGGCACAGGCAGAGACGAGCCCGCtgaagaggagagcagcagcagcgatgGCTCCCGAGACAAGATGACGGAAAGCACCGCAgcaacagagaaggagaagaagcaaaTCACGACATCACCTGTTCCTGTCCGTCGCAACAAGAAAGACGAAGAACCGAGAGGGGAGTCCGGAAGAGTCGCTCTTTACTCCCCCCAGGCCTTCAAGTTCTTCATGGAGCAGCATGTGGAGAATGTCCTAAAGAATCATCAGCAGAGGATTCGGAGGAGGAAGCAGCTGGAAAGTGAGATGCAAAGG GTGGGTTTGTCTTCAGAAGCTCAGGAGCAGATGCGTATGATGCTCTGCCAGAAAGAGTCCAACTACATCCGGCTAAAGCGAGCCAAGATGGATAAATCCATGTTCAAACGTATCAAGACCCTCGGCATCGGAGCTTTCGGTGAGGTGTGCTTGGCCAGGAAAGAGGACACGGGAGCGCTGTACGCCATGAAGACGCTCCGCAAGAAGGACGTACTGCTGAGAAACCAGGTGGCTCACGTCAAGGCTGAGAGGGACATCCTGGCTGAGGCAGACAACGAATGGGTGGTGCGTCTCTACTACTCTTTCCAAGACAGGGACAACCTTTACTTTGTCATGGAGTACATCCCTGGAGGCGACATGATGAGCCTTCTCATCCGGCTCGGCATCTTTAAAGAAGAGCTGGCCCAGTTCTACATCGCAGAGCTCACCTGTGCTGTGGAGAGCGTCCACAAGATGGGCTTCATCCACCGAGACATCAAGCCGGATAACATCCTCATAGACCGAGACGGACACATAAAACTAACCGACTTCGGCCTTTGCACCGGCTTCCGCTGGACGCATGACTCCAAGTATTACCAGAGTG GTGACCACGTGAGGCAGGACAGCATGGACTTCAGTAAGGAATGGGAAGACCCGACCAACTGCCGCTGTACAGACCGCCTGAAGCCTCTGGAGAGGAGAAAGGCCCGGCAGCACCAGCGCTGTTTGGCACATTCACTGGTGGGGACGCCAAACTATATCGCACCAGAAGTGCTGCTCCGAACAG GATACACCCAGCTCTGTGATTGGTGGAGTGTGGGTGTCATCTTGTATGAGATGATCGTTGGACAGCCTCCCTTCTTAGCAAACACACCTGTGGAGACGCAGATGAAG GTCATCAACTGGAAGAGCATGCTGAACATTCCCCCGCCAGCCAAGCTCAGCCCTGAGGCGTCGGATCTCATCATTAAATTGTGCCGCAGCCCAGAGGACCGCCTCGGCAAGGACGGTGTGGACGAGATTAAAGCTCATAATTTCTTCAAGTCCATCGACTTCTCCAGCGACCTGCGCCAGCAGGCGGCGCCGTACGTCCCCACCATCGCTCACTCCACAGACACCTCCAACTTCGACCCCGTGGACCCGGATAAGCTGTGGAGCAGCGACAGCGACGGCGAGGACAAACTCAACGACACCCTCAATGGCTGGTTTCGCAACGGCAAACACCCCGAACACGCCTTCTACGAGTTCACCTTCCGCCGCTTCTTTGACGACAACGGCCACCCGTACAGCTGCCCCAAACCCATCGAGTACGAGGGTTATGACGGGGACGAGGCGGACTCGGAGGCCCCGGCGCAGGAGGCAGCCGCCAGCTCAGCGACTCAGAGTCGAGACCTGGTCTACGTGTAG
- the lats1 gene encoding serine/threonine-protein kinase LATS1 isoform X3 has product MKRGEKPEGYRQMRPKTFPASNYSGNSHHMLQEIRNSLRNLSKQSDPPKADFGGAVKMPPEDPRQQGRSNNPKNPHHKALQEIRKSLMPFANEPSTSGSEVNKHMSLEPPFAGFEEQSNSRSMGAVIDYSGKVSYQDSMREQMLAANPNTTGLKAPGASHIQQAVLRRPSWKGSKESLAPRHVPLMVDGMMYRSDSPGPPPAFPQGHPANNQRVNPPLPPQVRSVTPPPNRGAMPPASSWDSNPSTKRFSGNMDYLGPRISPIPQGAWPDGYQSSAPQNQRGISPVPVGHQPIIMQSSGGNKFTFPSSWTQNGSPQPDYITASSRQPPPPYQSSRHSPTDQQMQSGGPASSPSYVNGGNIPQSMMVPNLYNLGPPQSWSQAPLNPNQPQSSSGNNSNQDLSPSWQHNVPVRSNSFNNHQLNSRPAHPSNSQPSATTVTAIIQAPILQPVKSMRVQKPELHTAVAPTHPPWMHQPPPPPAAPAYPEPPAPVPQIPVLAEVPSYQGPPPPYPKHLLQQQAAPCPPAYDPGVNKLGTGRDEPAEEESSSSDGSRDKMTESTAATEKEKKQITTSPVPVRRNKKDEEPRGESGRVALYSPQAFKFFMEQHVENVLKNHQQRIRRRKQLESEMQRVGLSSEAQEQMRMMLCQKESNYIRLKRAKMDKSMFKRIKTLGIGAFGEVCLARKEDTGALYAMKTLRKKDVLLRNQVAHVKAERDILAEADNEWVVRLYYSFQDRDNLYFVMEYIPGGDMMSLLIRLGIFKEELAQFYIAELTCAVESVHKMGFIHRDIKPDNILIDRDGHIKLTDFGLCTGFRWTHDSKYYQSGDHVRQDSMDFSKEWEDPTNCRCTDRLKPLERRKARQHQRCLAHSLVGTPNYIAPEVLLRTGHQLEEHAEHSPASQAQP; this is encoded by the exons atgaagagaggggagaaaccCGAAggatacagacagatgagaccCAAAACATTCCCCGCCAGCAACTACAGCGGCAACAGCCATCACATGCTGCAGGAAATACGGAACAGCCTGCGCAATTTATCCAAACAATCGGACCCCCCTAAAGCGGACTTTGGTGGAGCTGTAAAAATGCCTCCTGAGGACCCAAGGCAACAGGGGCGCAGCAACAACCCCAAAAACCCCCACCACAAGGCCTTACAGGAGATCCGCAAATCCCTAATGCCTTTTGCCAATGAGCCCAGTACTTCAGGCTCTGAGGTGAACAAACACATGTCTCTGGAACCTCCCTTTGCTGGATTTGAAGAG cAGAGCAACAGTCGCAGTATGGGGGCAGTTATAGACTACTCGGGTAAGGTGAGCTACCAGGACTCAATGAGGGAACAGATGCTTGCTGCCAACCCCAACACTACAGGTCTGAAAGCCCCAG gAGCTTCTCATATCCAGCAGGCTGTGCTGAGGAGGCCGAGCTGGAAAGGCTCTAAGGAGTCTTTGGCGCCTCGTCATGTTCCTCTCATGGTGGATGGAATGATGTACCGCTCAGACAGCCCCGGACCTCCTCCTGCCTTTCCACAGGGTCATCCTGCTAACAATCAGAGAGTCAATCCTCCACTGCCACCTCAGGTGCGCAGTGTCACACCTCCACCAAACCGAGGTGCCATGCCTCCTGCATCATCCTGGGACAGCAACCCATCAACCAAGCGCTTCTCTGGCAACATGGATTACCTTGGGCCCCGCATCTCTCCGATACCACAGGGGGCCTGGCCTGATGGGTACCAATCGTCAGCACCTCAGAATCAACGTGGGATCAGCCCAGTCCCTGTGGGCCACCAGCCCATCATAATGCAGAGCTCTGGGGGGAATAAGTTCACCTTCCCCTCCAGCTGGACTCAGAATGGCTCCCCTCAGCCAGACTACATAACGGCGAGCAGCAGACAGCCTCCACCGCCGTACCAGAGCAGCCGGCACAGTCCCACTGATCAGCAGATGCAGTCAGGAGGACCTGCATCCTCTCCCTCTTACGTCAACGGTGGAAATATTCCTCAGTCCATGATGGTTCCCAACCTTTACAACTTAGGTCCTCCTCAGTCCTGGTCCCAGGCTCCTCTGAACCCCAACCAGCCCCAGTCCTCCTCTGGCAACAACAGCAACCAGGATCTGTCCCCGTCGTGGCAGCACAACGTGCCGGTCCGCTCTAATTCCTTCAACAACCATCAGCTGAACAGCAGACCGGCCCACCCATCCAACTCCCAGCCCTCTGCCACCACGGTCACTGCCATCATCCAGGCTCCCATCCTGCAGCCAGTCAAAAGCATGCGGGTCCAGAAACCCGAGTTACACACCGCTGTCGCTCCCACACACCCTCCATGGATGCATCAGCCTCCGCCGCCTCCAGCTGCACCTGCTTACCCAGAACCCCCAGCCCCTGTACCTCAGATCCCTGTTCTAGCAGAAGTCCCCAGCTACCAGGGCCCCCCTCCGCCATATCCTAAGCATCTCCTCCAACAGCAGGCTGCACCCTGCCCCCCTGCCTACGATCCGGGGGTCAATAAGCTCGGCACAGGCAGAGACGAGCCCGCtgaagaggagagcagcagcagcgatgGCTCCCGAGACAAGATGACGGAAAGCACCGCAgcaacagagaaggagaagaagcaaaTCACGACATCACCTGTTCCTGTCCGTCGCAACAAGAAAGACGAAGAACCGAGAGGGGAGTCCGGAAGAGTCGCTCTTTACTCCCCCCAGGCCTTCAAGTTCTTCATGGAGCAGCATGTGGAGAATGTCCTAAAGAATCATCAGCAGAGGATTCGGAGGAGGAAGCAGCTGGAAAGTGAGATGCAAAGG GTGGGTTTGTCTTCAGAAGCTCAGGAGCAGATGCGTATGATGCTCTGCCAGAAAGAGTCCAACTACATCCGGCTAAAGCGAGCCAAGATGGATAAATCCATGTTCAAACGTATCAAGACCCTCGGCATCGGAGCTTTCGGTGAGGTGTGCTTGGCCAGGAAAGAGGACACGGGAGCGCTGTACGCCATGAAGACGCTCCGCAAGAAGGACGTACTGCTGAGAAACCAGGTGGCTCACGTCAAGGCTGAGAGGGACATCCTGGCTGAGGCAGACAACGAATGGGTGGTGCGTCTCTACTACTCTTTCCAAGACAGGGACAACCTTTACTTTGTCATGGAGTACATCCCTGGAGGCGACATGATGAGCCTTCTCATCCGGCTCGGCATCTTTAAAGAAGAGCTGGCCCAGTTCTACATCGCAGAGCTCACCTGTGCTGTGGAGAGCGTCCACAAGATGGGCTTCATCCACCGAGACATCAAGCCGGATAACATCCTCATAGACCGAGACGGACACATAAAACTAACCGACTTCGGCCTTTGCACCGGCTTCCGCTGGACGCATGACTCCAAGTATTACCAGAGTG GTGACCACGTGAGGCAGGACAGCATGGACTTCAGTAAGGAATGGGAAGACCCGACCAACTGCCGCTGTACAGACCGCCTGAAGCCTCTGGAGAGGAGAAAGGCCCGGCAGCACCAGCGCTGTTTGGCACATTCACTGGTGGGGACGCCAAACTATATCGCACCAGAAGTGCTGCTCCGAACAG GTCATCAACTGGAAGAGCATGCTGAACATTCCCCCGCCAGCCAAGCTCAGCCCTGA
- the LOC115005982 gene encoding nucleoporin Nup43-like, with amino-acid sequence MESVNAKYVSQKISKTRWRPVSHSSLQQPDIFATGSWDNENNKISFWSIGNHGSSDMEDGFEGDPQLLCEHKHDGDVLDLQFLDQDRIVTTSSTGAVTIFRHHQNSETISVSQSWPRVHRYPCDNAPCTGVVCSSPEIVTVGEDGKIIVFRADQEGVVRVIENADSSTIHAVTYLRTTEILTVNSIGQLKLWDFRQQSNSPSQILSLSGDRVPLHCVDRHPNQQHIVATGGQDGMLCVWDVRQGSTPFSLMEAHSAEMWEVHFHPTNPDHLFTCSEDGSLLHWETSTHSDMPSFLQGGRNNSMISRSAMAPAGGNQSLISAWLNGDSSKGRLETTHMLPSQTLSVNSLDVLGQFLVCGTDGEAIFVNRQVPV; translated from the exons ATGGAGAGTGTAAATGCTAAGTACGTGTCCCAGAAAATCAGTAAAACCAGATGGCGACCTGTATCGCATTCGTCTTTGCAGCAACCAGACATCTTTGCGACTGGCTCGTGGGATAACGAG AATAACAAGATTTCCTTTTGGTCAATTGGGAATCATGGAAGTTCTGACATGGAAGATGGATTTGAAGGAGACCCACAGCTTTTATGTGAACACAAGCATGATGGAGATGTTCTGGACCTTCAA tTTTTGGACCAAGACAGAATTGTCACAACATCGTCCACTGGAGCAGTCACCATCTTCCGCCACCACCAAAACAGTGAG ACGATATCGGTTTCTCAAAGCTGGCCACGAGTGCATCGTTACCCTTGTGACAACGCTCCCTGCACTGGTGTTGTGTGCAGCAGCCCTGAGATCGTCACAGTTGGTGAAGATGGCAAGATCATCGTCTTCAGAGCCGACCAGGAGGGAGTGGTTCGAGTCATAG AGAACGCAGACAGCAGCACGATTCATGCCGTGACCTACCTGAGGACAACAGAGATCTTGACCGTGAATTCTATCGGCCAACTCAAGCTGTGGGACTTCAGACAACAGAGCAACTCGCCGTCCCAGATTCTCTCCTT GTCAGGGGATAGGGTGCCTCTGCACTGCGTGGACAGGCATCCGAACCAACAGCACATTGTTGCCACCGGAGGACAGGACGGCATGCTCTGTGTCTGGGATGTGAGACAAGGCAGCACCCCCTTCTCACTTATGGAGGCACACTCTGCTGAAA TGTGGGAAGTCCACTTCCACCCAACCAACCCAGATCATCTGTTCACATGCTCAGAGGACGGTTCCCTGCTGCACTGGGAGACTTCCACACATTCAGACATGCCCTCCTTCTTACAAG GTGGCAGGAACAACAGCATGATATCTCGCAGTGCGATGGCCCCGGCTGGAGGGAACCAGTCCCTCATCAGCGCCTGGCTCAACGGAGACTCCAGTAAAGGCCGTCTGGAGACGACCCACATGCTGCCCAGCCAGACGCTGTCCGTCAACAGTCTGGATGTACTTGGACAATTTCTTGTCTGTGGGACTGACGGAGAGGCAATCTTTGTCAACAGACAAGTCCCAGTTTAA